One stretch of Euphorbia lathyris chromosome 7, ddEupLath1.1, whole genome shotgun sequence DNA includes these proteins:
- the LOC136235417 gene encoding serine carboxypeptidase-like 2 isoform X2 — translation MVRFWLSALLILLLQFADSYTTVKYLPGFEGPLPFQLETGYIGVDKSEDVQLFYYFVKSQRNPKKDPLLLWLTGGPGCSALSALLYEIGPISFEVVEYNGSLPKLILNPHTWTQVASIIFIDIPVGTGFSYATNSFASLSTDLLQVQQAYQFFTKWLRGHPEFVTNPVYIAGDSYSGITLPAIVHRIIKGNEQRMEPLINLKGYIIGNPVTDINFDGNAQIPFAHGMGLISDELYQSLKITCEEDYVNIDPTNAKCLKDMQEFNKIYGYVLSYIWADDKSVRHALGIREQSRKQWLRCNYGLPYMFDIPSSIKYHAYLGNKGYRSLIYSGDHDIVVPFLGTQGWIRSLNYSILDDWRPWVVEGQIAGYTRSYSNRMTFATVKGGGHTAPEYKPRECFAMFKRWIDQDPL, via the exons ATGGTAAGATTTTGGTTGTCTGCGCTTCTTATTCTGTTATTACAGTTTGCAGATTCATACACAACTGTAAAGTATCTTCCAGGGTTTGAGGGACCACTTCCTTTCCAGCTTGAAACTGG ATATATCGGAGTTGATAAATCAGAAGATGTGCAGCTCTTTTACTACTTCGTCAAATCCCAACGAAATCCCAAAAAGGACCCTCTTTTACTATGGCTAACTGGTGGACCTGGTTGCTCTGCCTTGTCTGCTCTTCTCTATGAAATTG GACCAATAAGCTTTGAGGTAGTGGAATACAATGGGAGCTTACCTAAATTAATATTGAATCCACACACATGGACACAG GTGGCGAGCATAATATTTATAGATATTCCAGTAGGCACTGGATTTTCCTATGCTACTAATTCATTTGCTTCTCTATCTACTGATCTACTCCAAGTCCAACAAGCTTACCAATTTTTTACCAAG TGGCTAAGGGGTCATCCAGAATTTGTAACAAATCCAGTGTATATAGCTGGGGACTCCTACTCTGGCATTACCCTTCCAGCTATTGTTCATCGCATCATAAAgg GAAATGAACAACGGATGGAACCATTGATAAATTTGAAG GGATACATAATTGGAAATCCTGTTACAGATATAAATTTTGATGGAAATGCACAAATCCCATTTGCCCATGGAATGGGTCTTATTTCTGATGAACTCTATCAG TCATTGAAGATTACTTGTGAAGAGGATTATGTGAATATTGACCCCACAAATGCCAAGTGCTTGAAAGATATGCAAGAATTTAACAAG ATTTATGGATACGTGCTTTCGTACATTTGGGCTGACGACAAGAGTGTTCGTCATGCACTTGGCATTCGAGAG CAAAGTAGAAAGCAGTGGTTAAGATGCAACTATGGATTACCATACATGTTTGATATTCCAAGCAGTATTAAGTATCATGCTTACCTTGGGAACAAAGGTTACCGCTCTTTAATCTATAG TGGAGATCATGATATTGTTGTGCCATTTTTGGGAACTCAAGGATGGATAAGATCTCTCAATTACTCAATTCTTGATGACTGGCGACCATGGGTTGTTGAAGGCCAGATTGCAGG GTACACAAGAAGCTACTCCAACAGGATGACATTTGCAACTGTTAAG GGTGGAGGCCACACAGCTCCAGAATACAAGCCTAGAGAATGTTTTGCCATGTTTAAAAGGTGGATTGATCAGGACCCTTTGTAA
- the LOC136235417 gene encoding serine carboxypeptidase-like 17 isoform X1, which translates to MVRFWLSALLILLLQFADSYTTVKYLPGFEGPLPFQLETGYIGVDKSEDVQLFYYFVKSQRNPKKDPLLLWLTGGPGCSALSALLYEIGPISFEVVEYNGSLPKLILNPHTWTQVASIIFIDIPVGTGFSYATNSFASLSTDLLQVQQAYQFFTKWLRGHPEFVTNPVYIAGDSYSGITLPAIVHRIIKGNEQRMEPLINLKGYIIGNPVTDINFDGNAQIPFAHGMGLISDELYQSLKITCEEDYVNIDPTNAKCLKDMQEFNKCISGLQPAQILEPICGFASPKPFQIFHNRRSLIQNPFLKLLEIDPSFPTIGCRIYGYVLSYIWADDKSVRHALGIREQSRKQWLRCNYGLPYMFDIPSSIKYHAYLGNKGYRSLIYSGDHDIVVPFLGTQGWIRSLNYSILDDWRPWVVEGQIAGYTRSYSNRMTFATVKGGGHTAPEYKPRECFAMFKRWIDQDPL; encoded by the exons ATGGTAAGATTTTGGTTGTCTGCGCTTCTTATTCTGTTATTACAGTTTGCAGATTCATACACAACTGTAAAGTATCTTCCAGGGTTTGAGGGACCACTTCCTTTCCAGCTTGAAACTGG ATATATCGGAGTTGATAAATCAGAAGATGTGCAGCTCTTTTACTACTTCGTCAAATCCCAACGAAATCCCAAAAAGGACCCTCTTTTACTATGGCTAACTGGTGGACCTGGTTGCTCTGCCTTGTCTGCTCTTCTCTATGAAATTG GACCAATAAGCTTTGAGGTAGTGGAATACAATGGGAGCTTACCTAAATTAATATTGAATCCACACACATGGACACAG GTGGCGAGCATAATATTTATAGATATTCCAGTAGGCACTGGATTTTCCTATGCTACTAATTCATTTGCTTCTCTATCTACTGATCTACTCCAAGTCCAACAAGCTTACCAATTTTTTACCAAG TGGCTAAGGGGTCATCCAGAATTTGTAACAAATCCAGTGTATATAGCTGGGGACTCCTACTCTGGCATTACCCTTCCAGCTATTGTTCATCGCATCATAAAgg GAAATGAACAACGGATGGAACCATTGATAAATTTGAAG GGATACATAATTGGAAATCCTGTTACAGATATAAATTTTGATGGAAATGCACAAATCCCATTTGCCCATGGAATGGGTCTTATTTCTGATGAACTCTATCAG TCATTGAAGATTACTTGTGAAGAGGATTATGTGAATATTGACCCCACAAATGCCAAGTGCTTGAAAGATATGCAAGAATTTAACAAG TGCATCTCAGGCCTCCAACCAGCACAAATTTTGGAACCCATTTGTGGATTTGCTTCCCCAAAGCCATTTCAAATATTTCATAACAGAAGATCTCTCATTCAGAACCCATTTttgaaattacttgaaataGATCCATCATTTCCTACAATTGGCTGTCGT ATTTATGGATACGTGCTTTCGTACATTTGGGCTGACGACAAGAGTGTTCGTCATGCACTTGGCATTCGAGAG CAAAGTAGAAAGCAGTGGTTAAGATGCAACTATGGATTACCATACATGTTTGATATTCCAAGCAGTATTAAGTATCATGCTTACCTTGGGAACAAAGGTTACCGCTCTTTAATCTATAG TGGAGATCATGATATTGTTGTGCCATTTTTGGGAACTCAAGGATGGATAAGATCTCTCAATTACTCAATTCTTGATGACTGGCGACCATGGGTTGTTGAAGGCCAGATTGCAGG GTACACAAGAAGCTACTCCAACAGGATGACATTTGCAACTGTTAAG GGTGGAGGCCACACAGCTCCAGAATACAAGCCTAGAGAATGTTTTGCCATGTTTAAAAGGTGGATTGATCAGGACCCTTTGTAA
- the LOC136200656 gene encoding serine carboxypeptidase-like 17 translates to MEEQAKAMKICCFLLFLLLLQVSTTASRRSVKYLPGFEGSLPFELETGYIGVEPDDSQLFYYFIKSQGNPKDDPLILWLTGGPGCSAFSGLVFEMGPLKFDVEGYNGSLPTLLLNPHSWTQVSSIIFLDAPIGTGFSYAKTSLGALSGDFIQINQTVQFLRQWLENHPEFMSNQVYIAGDSYSGITVPPIAQKVSEGNEEGEKPLINLKGCILGNAGTDGVLESNSKIPYVHGKGFISDQLFQSLKTSCGGEYTNIDPTNSECLKYMQDYYKCVTGINVVHVLEPLCYFPSVMKCRDYDYLLSQNWANNKKVREALHIQKGSLKKWIRCNYGINYSRDIVSSVGYHVYLGNKGFRSLLYSGDHDMVVPFISTEAWIRSLNYSVVDEWRPWFLDAQVGGYTRTYSNGITFVTVKGGGHTAPEYKPAECFAMFKRWTREDPL, encoded by the exons TCCAGGGTTTGAGGGGTCACTTCCCTTTGAACTTGAAACTGG ATATATTGGTGTGGAGCCAGATGATTCACAACTTTTCTACTATTTCATAAAATCACAAGGGAATCCTAAAGATGATCCTCTTATTCTTTGGCTAACTGGTGGCCCTGGCTGTTCTGCTTTCTCTGGTCTTGTTTTTGAAATGG GTCCGTTGAAGTTTGATGTGGAGGGGTATAATGGGAGCTTACCTACGTTATTGTTGAATCCACATTCATGGACACAG GTTTCAAGCATAATATTTCTAGATGCTCCTATTGGCACTGGATTTTCATATGCCAAAACCTCACTAGGTGCTCTTTCAGGTGACTTTATACAGATTAACCAAACTGTCCAATTTCTTAGACAG TGGTTAGAaaatcatccagaattcatgtCAAATCAAGTTTACATTGCTGGAGATTCATATTCTGGCATTACTGTTCCTCCTATAGCTCAAAAGGTTTCAGAAG ggaatgaagaaggtgaaaaACCACTAATAAATCTCAAG GGGTGTATACTGGGGAATGCAGGAACAGATGGTGTTCTTGAAAGCAACTCCAAAATCCCTTATGTTCATGGAAAGGGATTTATTTCTGACCAACTCTTTCAG TCCCTGAAGACAAGTTGTGGGGGAGAATATACAAATATAGACCCCACCAATTCTGAGTGTTTAAAATATATGCAGGATTATTATAAG TGTGTAACAGGAATTAATGTTGTACATGTTTTGGAGCCTCTTTGTTATTTTCCTTCTGTTATGAAATGCCGG GACTATGATTACTTACTTTCCCAAAATTGGGCCAACAACAAGAAGGTGAGGGAAGCTCTTCATATACAAAAG GGAAGTCTAAAAAAATGGATAAGATGCAATTATGGAATAAACTACAGTAGGGACATTGTTAGCAGCGTTGGGTATCATGTGTATCTTGGGAACAAAGGCTTCCGCTCATTACTCTACAG TGGAGATCACGATATGGTAGTGCCGTTTATATCAACGGAGGCGTGGATAAGATCTCTGAATTATTCGGTTGTGGATGAATGGAGACCATGGTTCCTGGATGCCCAAGTTGGAGG gtacaCCAGGACTTACTCTAATGGCATCACTTTTGTTACTGTCAAG GGTGGAGGACACACAGCTCCAGAGTATAAGCCTGCCGAATGCTTTGCAATGTTTAAAAGGTGGACAAGGGAAGAccctttgtaa